The Acidithiobacillus ferrooxidans ATCC 23270 genomic interval CTGGCTCAACCTGCCGAGCCAGGACAAGATGGCACCGCCGTGGTATCGCGATTTCTCTGCCGCAGATTTACCGCGCTTTGTGACTCAGGAAGGAGTCGTCGTCACGGTAATTGCCGGAGAGAGTCATGGAGTCACTGGCGCGGTAACGCGGGAGAGCACAAATCCACTCTATCTGGACCTGCAATTGCCGGAAGGCGCACATTTCAAACAGCAACTGCCGGCTGATTACAACGCCTTTCTTTATGCATATCGCGGAACCCTGGAAATCGTCGGCACACCTGTGTCTGTCCAGCGCATGGCCATACTCGAGAATGGCCCGGAAACCGACGGTGTGGACATCAAGGCGCTTACGAGTGCACGCTTACTGCTGATTGCGGGCCAGCCGTTGCATGAGCCAATTGTCCAGTATGGACCATTTGTCATGAATACTCGGGAGGAAATATACCAGGCTTTTGAGGATATGAAGGAAGGCCGGTTAGTCTAATGCGTATTAGATTCACGCTTTGGTAATCCCAAATTTGTCTAGTTAGAGATGCCGCCAATGGCATTGCCCTACTTCATACTTCACAGTACCGTAAACCTTTCGTCACTTGAGGGGAATCGAGAAATGGGCATGATCCTGAACAACCCGACAGACATTTCCATGTTGCAGGCGCAATTTGCGCGGGACAGGCAGGCGGCGGAGGCAGCATGAGGCGCACGCATATGCTGTGGCTGCTTTTGGGGTTGCCGGGCCTGGCTGTGGCGAAGGTGCCGACGCTGGCCCTCACCAGCGTCCATTTCCAGGTGATGACACATTATCGGGCGCCCAGGACGGTATTGCATGCCGACCTGCAGGCGGAGGCATCGGGGAGAAGCCCGGCGAAGTTGGCCGCCATGGTCAATCAGGACGTGTCCTGGGCAAAAGCCCGGCTGCAATCGGTGCCTGGGATTACCTGGCGTAGCGCCGGGTACCAGACGCAGGCGACAGGCCAGACCGATGCACCCTGGCTGGTACGGGAAGATCTGGCCGTGCAAAGCCCGGATCCGGCGGTGTTGCTCCCCTTGCTGGGCACGCTGCAATCCCGGTTACACTTGGTCGGGATGCAGTATGCAGCACCTTCCGTCGCTATACACAAGGCGCTGAGAACGGCCGAGCTGCGGGGACTGCG includes:
- a CDS encoding pirin family protein, which produces MENIGLPSESVRRSRTIERIVAGQATSDGAGVQLTRVLNQSLQHRLDPFLMLDAFGSDDPGDYIAGFPDHPHRGFETITYMISGKMRHRDSAGHEGLLESGGVQWMTAGRGVIHSEIPEQEKGVMEGFQLWLNLPSQDKMAPPWYRDFSAADLPRFVTQEGVVVTVIAGESHGVTGAVTRESTNPLYLDLQLPEGAHFKQQLPADYNAFLYAYRGTLEIVGTPVSVQRMAILENGPETDGVDIKALTSARLLLIAGQPLHEPIVQYGPFVMNTREEIYQAFEDMKEGRLV
- a CDS encoding SIMPL domain-containing protein (The SIMPL domain is named for its presence in mouse protein SIMPL (signalling molecule that associates with mouse pelle-like kinase). Bacterial member BP26, from Brucella, was shown to assemble into a channel-like structure, while YggE from E. coli has been associated with resistance to oxidative stress.) — encoded protein: MRRTHMLWLLLGLPGLAVAKVPTLALTSVHFQVMTHYRAPRTVLHADLQAEASGRSPAKLAAMVNQDVSWAKARLQSVPGITWRSAGYQTQATGQTDAPWLVREDLAVQSPDPAVLLPLLGTLQSRLHLVGMQYAAPSVAIHKALRTAELRGLRRYRKQAQQNCTALGYHGARLGQVFINTNVVPLARPMPVMALAAKVVPGPVVGRGGTERGRVVVEGNAYCER